The following coding sequences are from one Calypte anna isolate BGI_N300 chromosome 18, bCalAnn1_v1.p, whole genome shotgun sequence window:
- the SEC14L1 gene encoding SEC14-like protein 1 isoform X1, with amino-acid sequence MVQKYQSPVRVYKHPFELIMAAYERRFPTCPLIPMFVASDTVNEYKSEDGSIHVIERRCKLDVDAPRLLKKIAGVDYVYFVQKNSLNRRERTLHIEAYNETFSNRVIINEHCCYTVHPDNEDWTCFEQSASLDIKSFFGFESTVEKIAMKQYTSNIKKGKEIIEYYLKQMEEEGITFVPRWTPPVACKLESSTSHTRQPVSPAINIPDSATKEVVNNKEILNTSSSPSEPTAGTPDDKLDADYIKRYLGDLTPMQESCLIRLRQWLQETHKGKIPKDEHILRFLRARDFNIDKAREILCQSLTWRKQHQVDYILDTWNPPQVLQDYYAGGWHHHDKDGRPLYVLRLGQMDTKGLVRALGEEALLRYVLSINEEGLRRCEENTKVFGRPISSWTCLVDLEGLNMRHLWRPGVKALLRIIEVVEANYPETLGRLLILRAPRVFPVLWTLVSPFIDDNTRKKFLIYAGNDYQGPGGLLDYIDKEIIPDFLGGECMCEVPEGGLVPKSLYRTAEELENEDIKLWTETIYQSASVFKGAPHEVLIQIVDASSVITWDFDVCKGDIVFNIFHSKRAPQPPKKDTLGAHSITSPGGNNVQLIDKVWQLGRDYSMVESPLICKEGESVQGSHVTRWPGFYILQWKFHSMPACATTNLPRVDDVLASLQVSSHKCKVMYYTEVIGSEDFRGSMTSLESSHSGFSQLSAATTSSSQSHSSSMISR; translated from the exons GCATATGAAAGAAGGTTTCCTACGTGTCCTCTGATCCCTATGTTTGTAGCCAGTGACACTGTGAATGAATACAAGAGTGAGGATGGATCCATCCACGTGATCGAGCGGCGCTGCAAGCTGGACGTAGACGCACCGAGGCTGCTGAAAAAG ATTGCAGGCGTGGATTATGTTTACTTTGTCCAGAAGAACTCTTTGAACAGGCGAGAAAGGACTTTGCATATAGAAGCCTACAATGAAACCTTCTCTAATAGAGTGATTATCAATGAACACTGCTGTTACACA GTTCATCCTGACAATGAAGACTGGACCTGTTTTGAGCAGTCAGCAAGTCTGgatataaaatctttttttggtTTCGAAAGCACAGTGGAAAAGATTGCCATGAAGCAGTACACCAGCAATATTAAAAAG ggaaaagaaataatagagTACTACCTGAAGCAGATGGAAGAAGAAGGAATAACTTTTGTTCCTCGTTGGACTCCTCCTGTTGCATGTAAACTGGAGAGTAGCACATCCCACACGAGACAACCAGTTTCACCTGCTATTAATATACCAGATTCTGCCACAAAGGAGGTTGTGAACAATAAGGAAATCCTCAATACCTCAAGCAGCCCCTCGGAGCCCACAGCAGGAACACCTGATG ACAAGCTGGATGCAGACTACATCAAACGTTATTTGGGGGACTTGACCCCAATGCAGGAAAGCTGCCTCATCCGACTGAGACAGTGGCTCCAGGAGACACACAAGGGCAAA ATCCCAAAGGATGAGCACATTTTAAGATTCCTGCGTGCCCGAGACTTCAACATTGATAAAGCAAGAGAAATCCTTTGCCAGTCACTGACTTGGCGTAAGCAGCACCAGGTAGACTATATTCTAGACACCTGGAACCCTCCTCAGGTCCTCCAAGATTACTATGCAGGTGGCTGGCATCACCATGACAAAG ATGGTCGCCCTCTGTATGTGCTGAGGTTGGGGCAGATGGATACCAAAGGCTTGGTGAGAGCTCTTGGGGAAGAGGCCTTGCTTCGATAC GTTCTTTCCATAAATGAAGAAGGACTGAGACGATGTGAGGAGAATACAAAAGTATTTGGCAGGCCAATAag ctcTTGGACCTGCCTAGTAGATCTGGAAGGCTTGAATATGAGGCATTTATGGAGACCAGGAGTCAAAGCATTGCTGAGAATCATTGAGGTGGTTGAAGCCAATTACCCTGAGACTTTGGGTCGTCTTCTAATCCTGAGAGCACCTCGAGTATTCCCAGTTCTTTGGACACTG GTTAGTCCATTCATTGATGacaacaccagaaaaaaattccttatttATGCTGGAAATGACTACCAGGGTCCTGGGGGACTGCTGGATTACATCGATAAAGAAATTATCCCTGATTTTCTTGGTGGAGAGTGCATG TGTGAAGTCCCAGAGGGTGGGCTGGTTCCCAAGTCCCTCTATCGGACAGCAGAGGAGTTGGAAAATGAAGACATAAAACTTTGGACTGAAACAATCTACCAGTCTGCAAGTGTCTTCAAAGGAGCTCCACATGAG GTTCTCATTCAgattgtggatgcctcatctGTCATCACGTGGGATTTTGATGTCTGCAAGGGCGACATTGTTTTTAACATCTTTCATTCCAAAAGAGCCCCCCAGCCTCCTAAAAAGGACACTCTGGGAGCCCACAGTATTACATCTCCTGGTGGGAACAATGTCCAGCTGATAGACAAAGTCTGGCAGCTGGGACGTGATTACAGCATGGTGGAGTCTCCTCTGATCTGCAAAGAAGGGGAGAGTGTGCAG GGCTCACATGTGACCAGGTGGCCTGGCTTTTATATTCTCCAGTGGAAATTCCATAGCATGCCTGCCTGTGCTACAACCAACCTGCCTCGGGTGGATGATGTTCTGGCATCTCTACAGGTCTCCTCTCACAAATGTAAAGTGATGTACTACACAGAAGTAATAGGATCTGAAGATTTCAG GGGATCTATGACCAGCCTTGAATCAAGCCACAGTGGATTTTCTCAGCTCAGTGCTGCCACCACCTCTTCTAGCCAGTCCCATTCCAGCTCCATGATTTCCAGGTAG
- the SEC14L1 gene encoding SEC14-like protein 1 isoform X2: MFVASDTVNEYKSEDGSIHVIERRCKLDVDAPRLLKKIAGVDYVYFVQKNSLNRRERTLHIEAYNETFSNRVIINEHCCYTVHPDNEDWTCFEQSASLDIKSFFGFESTVEKIAMKQYTSNIKKGKEIIEYYLKQMEEEGITFVPRWTPPVACKLESSTSHTRQPVSPAINIPDSATKEVVNNKEILNTSSSPSEPTAGTPDDKLDADYIKRYLGDLTPMQESCLIRLRQWLQETHKGKIPKDEHILRFLRARDFNIDKAREILCQSLTWRKQHQVDYILDTWNPPQVLQDYYAGGWHHHDKDGRPLYVLRLGQMDTKGLVRALGEEALLRYVLSINEEGLRRCEENTKVFGRPISSWTCLVDLEGLNMRHLWRPGVKALLRIIEVVEANYPETLGRLLILRAPRVFPVLWTLVSPFIDDNTRKKFLIYAGNDYQGPGGLLDYIDKEIIPDFLGGECMCEVPEGGLVPKSLYRTAEELENEDIKLWTETIYQSASVFKGAPHEVLIQIVDASSVITWDFDVCKGDIVFNIFHSKRAPQPPKKDTLGAHSITSPGGNNVQLIDKVWQLGRDYSMVESPLICKEGESVQGSHVTRWPGFYILQWKFHSMPACATTNLPRVDDVLASLQVSSHKCKVMYYTEVIGSEDFRGSMTSLESSHSGFSQLSAATTSSSQSHSSSMISR; the protein is encoded by the exons ATGTTTGTAGCCAGTGACACTGTGAATGAATACAAGAGTGAGGATGGATCCATCCACGTGATCGAGCGGCGCTGCAAGCTGGACGTAGACGCACCGAGGCTGCTGAAAAAG ATTGCAGGCGTGGATTATGTTTACTTTGTCCAGAAGAACTCTTTGAACAGGCGAGAAAGGACTTTGCATATAGAAGCCTACAATGAAACCTTCTCTAATAGAGTGATTATCAATGAACACTGCTGTTACACA GTTCATCCTGACAATGAAGACTGGACCTGTTTTGAGCAGTCAGCAAGTCTGgatataaaatctttttttggtTTCGAAAGCACAGTGGAAAAGATTGCCATGAAGCAGTACACCAGCAATATTAAAAAG ggaaaagaaataatagagTACTACCTGAAGCAGATGGAAGAAGAAGGAATAACTTTTGTTCCTCGTTGGACTCCTCCTGTTGCATGTAAACTGGAGAGTAGCACATCCCACACGAGACAACCAGTTTCACCTGCTATTAATATACCAGATTCTGCCACAAAGGAGGTTGTGAACAATAAGGAAATCCTCAATACCTCAAGCAGCCCCTCGGAGCCCACAGCAGGAACACCTGATG ACAAGCTGGATGCAGACTACATCAAACGTTATTTGGGGGACTTGACCCCAATGCAGGAAAGCTGCCTCATCCGACTGAGACAGTGGCTCCAGGAGACACACAAGGGCAAA ATCCCAAAGGATGAGCACATTTTAAGATTCCTGCGTGCCCGAGACTTCAACATTGATAAAGCAAGAGAAATCCTTTGCCAGTCACTGACTTGGCGTAAGCAGCACCAGGTAGACTATATTCTAGACACCTGGAACCCTCCTCAGGTCCTCCAAGATTACTATGCAGGTGGCTGGCATCACCATGACAAAG ATGGTCGCCCTCTGTATGTGCTGAGGTTGGGGCAGATGGATACCAAAGGCTTGGTGAGAGCTCTTGGGGAAGAGGCCTTGCTTCGATAC GTTCTTTCCATAAATGAAGAAGGACTGAGACGATGTGAGGAGAATACAAAAGTATTTGGCAGGCCAATAag ctcTTGGACCTGCCTAGTAGATCTGGAAGGCTTGAATATGAGGCATTTATGGAGACCAGGAGTCAAAGCATTGCTGAGAATCATTGAGGTGGTTGAAGCCAATTACCCTGAGACTTTGGGTCGTCTTCTAATCCTGAGAGCACCTCGAGTATTCCCAGTTCTTTGGACACTG GTTAGTCCATTCATTGATGacaacaccagaaaaaaattccttatttATGCTGGAAATGACTACCAGGGTCCTGGGGGACTGCTGGATTACATCGATAAAGAAATTATCCCTGATTTTCTTGGTGGAGAGTGCATG TGTGAAGTCCCAGAGGGTGGGCTGGTTCCCAAGTCCCTCTATCGGACAGCAGAGGAGTTGGAAAATGAAGACATAAAACTTTGGACTGAAACAATCTACCAGTCTGCAAGTGTCTTCAAAGGAGCTCCACATGAG GTTCTCATTCAgattgtggatgcctcatctGTCATCACGTGGGATTTTGATGTCTGCAAGGGCGACATTGTTTTTAACATCTTTCATTCCAAAAGAGCCCCCCAGCCTCCTAAAAAGGACACTCTGGGAGCCCACAGTATTACATCTCCTGGTGGGAACAATGTCCAGCTGATAGACAAAGTCTGGCAGCTGGGACGTGATTACAGCATGGTGGAGTCTCCTCTGATCTGCAAAGAAGGGGAGAGTGTGCAG GGCTCACATGTGACCAGGTGGCCTGGCTTTTATATTCTCCAGTGGAAATTCCATAGCATGCCTGCCTGTGCTACAACCAACCTGCCTCGGGTGGATGATGTTCTGGCATCTCTACAGGTCTCCTCTCACAAATGTAAAGTGATGTACTACACAGAAGTAATAGGATCTGAAGATTTCAG GGGATCTATGACCAGCCTTGAATCAAGCCACAGTGGATTTTCTCAGCTCAGTGCTGCCACCACCTCTTCTAGCCAGTCCCATTCCAGCTCCATGATTTCCAGGTAG